In Leptospira licerasiae serovar Varillal str. VAR 010, the sequence AGGTTGCCTCACTCTAGAGACCGACACTGGGAGGTCAGGGGCTGCGTTATGCCCTTCTAAGAGTTGGTTTAGCTCGGTACTATCGTAAGCCTTGTGCATTCTGCCTAGGATCTCTATGTAAAGGGGATTTTGTCCGTCCAATTCCTTTGCGATCTTAGAAGCGTAAGCAGGGTTTCCTAAAAGATCGTTCCCTACGAAGTTCATTTCTAAAAGAGCTTTTTTTCCGGCGATGTTCAGCTCGGACATGAAAGCGGGGAGAAGGTCGCTGGAGGAGAAAGACGTTACGCGGGAGATCCAACATTTGAATCGGACCGCCATACGATTGAAAAAATTTCCCATCTCATCTTCTAAGGCCTTACGATCCATGATCGGGTTCGGCTTAGAAGCTACCTGTTTAGCCGACGACCTTCCTGATTGAGAGGACTGATTCTGTCTGGGGTCTCTTCCCCCGGTTTGGCTTCTTGCACCTTGGCGGATCTGGGGTTGCTCTTTCTGTTTGCGAAGAGCTTCCTCTCTTTTTTTATCCTTATCAGAGACAACTTTTCCGCCAGCAGACTGGAACTTGTCGAACATTTCCCGTCTGGCTTTATCATCTAGGTTATTAGCACCGATAGTTTTTCTGGTTTTATCGAATTCGGACATGGACTGGATTCCTTGGAAACCGCTCTGATTGTATCTTGGCTTTCTGGCGAAATAAATCAACAAAGATACTTATTTCTTGACATACTCCGAATTCCTGGGCCTGTTATTTTCCCATGATTCTTAAAAGTCTCGCCCGAGAAAATCACCTGGTACTTTCGGTCCAGGAGGATATCTTGATGGATAATTCCAGGGACTTTTACCTGGAGTTCGAGGATAGCGTTCAGGATGGATACCCCCCCGTAGTTAGTTTTCATTTGGGGCTCGTAAAGTTTATAGACTCTTCCGGGATTGGTATTATCATCAAAGTCAGAAATCAGATCCGGGACCATCAAGGAACGGTGAATATATTCGGACTAAATAAGTCCCTACATTCCGTTTTTAGGCTTTCCGGTCTAGACAGAATTGTAAATCTGTACACGATTGAAGAATTTCTGGAGAAATACCCCGACTTTCGGGAATTTCTGACAGTAGAATGAACCGGAAACTCTTCTAAAAAGTTCCAACAAATAGATGAATCAATTCGGCAAGAGTCCTGTAATGAATTTTTCACTTTTAGATTTTATGAAGGGAAAAGCTCTCCGTACTTCCCTGATCTTTTTTTTAGCCTTTAGTTTCTCCGGATGTTATCCTTATTTTTTCAAGGACCGGATGTTCCGCTCCGAAGGAATGGGGTTTTTTACGATCGATATTTCGGATCTATCCGATTTCGATAAAACTTCCAAGAATGAAGATATTAAATTGGAACATCCTATCCAATTGGATCAGGCCAAAATTAAGGACTATTTTGGAAATTTAAGATATTCTAAACGATCTTCAGTAGGTTACTTTTCGGATTTTGTATTTTCAGACCACGAGTTGGATCTATTGGCAAGGGACCTCCCTTTTACTCTAAAAAATCTTCCGAATGACAAACTTCTTTTGATCATCTCCAAATATGATGATACACAATCTGTAATCTCGTTCGACGAGGTTACCAGTTGCGTTCTGTGGGCGGCAGAGGGTAAGATCAATCTTTTATTCGGACGGGTCAAACGTGAGCTCGTGGATCGGGACGCCGCACTTGATTTTAGCCGTTGGACCAGGATCGAAAAGATCAGACTAGCTCATGGCTTTGATGGAACCGAGATTGCGGAAGGGGAGAATGTGGATTTTGGACAAATCGACGGACTTCCATTACGTAAATGGGTTGTATTCGATATGAAAAATCCAAGCAAATACAAGTTTACACCTAGAAAGCAATAC encodes:
- a CDS encoding STAS domain-containing protein → MILKSLARENHLVLSVQEDILMDNSRDFYLEFEDSVQDGYPPVVSFHLGLVKFIDSSGIGIIIKVRNQIRDHQGTVNIFGLNKSLHSVFRLSGLDRIVNLYTIEEFLEKYPDFREFLTVE
- a CDS encoding LA_1326/LA_4305 family lipoprotein — translated: MNFSLLDFMKGKALRTSLIFFLAFSFSGCYPYFFKDRMFRSEGMGFFTIDISDLSDFDKTSKNEDIKLEHPIQLDQAKIKDYFGNLRYSKRSSVGYFSDFVFSDHELDLLARDLPFTLKNLPNDKLLLIISKYDDTQSVISFDEVTSCVLWAAEGKINLLFGRVKRELVDRDAALDFSRWTRIEKIRLAHGFDGTEIAEGENVDFGQIDGLPLRKWVVFDMKNPSKYKFTPRKQYQPVKLTDENDRP